Genomic DNA from Flavobacterium sp. N502540:
TCAATGGGAATGTCACAAGACTTAGAACTAGCCATTGCTGAAGGTTCGAATCTGATCCGAATTGGAACTTCAATTTTTGGAAACCGCTTTTTAGGAAAAGAAATCTGGAACGAAAATATTGCAGAATAAAGTCTAATTTTGCACCAAATAAAATTACAAATGAATCTGCACGAACTTGTTGTAAACGATACTGAAAAAGTAGCACTGGAAGATTTACTTTTTAGCACAGAGAATAAAACGGTATTAATTCAGACGATAAAAGAACATAAATACATCGAAGAATTAAAAAAATACAATCTCAAAGTAGATAACAAAATACTACTGCACGGGCATTCCGGCTGTGGCAAAACCACTACTGCAAAAGCCATTGCAAACGCTTTAAACAAGAACATTGTTATTGTGAATCTCAGTACCATAATCGATGCTAAAATTGGAGAAACTTCTAAAAATGTAAAAGTGTTGTTTGATAAAGCAATTCGTGAAAAAGCGGTTTTGTTTCTCGATGAATTTGATCAGATTGGTAAAAGCCGTGACAGTCAGGACAAAGATGTTGCCGAAATGAAACGTCTGGTAAATACGATCATTCAACTGATTGATTATCTTCCGGCAGACAGTTTACTTATTTGTGCGACCAATTATTACGAAAGTATTGATACAGCTTTGCTGAGAAGATTTCAAATCAAATTAAAATTTGAAATGCCCGATGATTCACAACTGAATGCCTATTATGATAAACTGCTTGCTCATTTTCCGATTCATCTTCAGGAAATTAAACGCAAGTATGCTATTTCTTATGCTGAAGCTAAAGACTACATTCATACCACAATGAAAAAGCAAATTATTGCCGAACTGGAATTTCAAGAAGAACAGAAACTAACGGAGATCATAGCATAAAAAAATGCCTCATCACTGAGGCACTTTCTATGACATTGAATTTCTTAAAAAATTAAGCTTTCGCTTTTCTTTTTACCGTACAGCCGATTTCTTTGGTTTGTGTAACGGCAGGTTTTTTATTGCTTTTTAATGCTGCGATCACCTCTTCAGCATACTTTGTTTTTTCGGTTTTAGTTCCTTCCGGATCACTATCAATTGCTCCTACATACTCTACCACATTTCCTTTATCGGTTTTAGAAACGATAAAAAGATGGGGTGTACGTTTCGCCCCATATTGATCGGTAACTTTTTGTCCGGCATCAAATAAATAAGGAAACGGATATTTTTTATCTTTTGCCAATTCCTGCATTTTATCAAAAGAATCCGCTTTAGAAGCTTCAGGATCATTTGGATTAATGGCAATTACCGGATAACCCTGGGCTTTGAACTTTTTATCCAATTCAATTATTCTTTGCTCGTACGCTACCGCATAAGGGCACGTATTACAGGTAAAAACAACGATGTATCCTTTTGCTTTTGGAAAACTGCCAAAAGAAACTTCTTTTCCGTCTACGTTTTTCAATTTAAAATCCGGAGCCGTTTCGCCGGCTTTAAGGGTTGTGCTCTGAGCCTGAGAAAGCAGCAGATTAAACAAAAACAGAGTCACAGCAGTAATAAACTTATTCATAATTTACAGTTTTTTATATTCAGTTAATAATTGTTCGTAGGTAAATTCAGATTCAATAAATTTTCTTTTATTCTCTTTAATAAATAAGGTTGCCGGAATGCTTCCCGACCAGTCTTTATCAATGCGGTCTATATATTCCTGCGGATTGCTTTCGTTTAACAGAAAAACTTCATTTTTCAGGTTTTTTCTTTTCACAAACGGAACTACAGCTGAGTTTAACTTAGATTTAAAATCGACACTTACCAATAAAACCGCTAATTTATCTGATTTATGATCCGCCTTTAACTTTTCAAAATGAGGCAGCTCTTTAATGCAGGGTGCGCACCAGGTAGCCCAGAAATTAACAACATAAGTACTGTCTTTGCCGTTCTTAATTCTTTCGTTCAGCTGATCGATGTTTAACAGCTTTACGCTTTGACTGTAACCACTTACGGAGAAAGCAAATAAAACAAGAATTCTTAAGATGTTGATTTTCATATTCGTTAATGCTTTTTACATTTTGCCTTACAAATATAAACGAATGAAAATTTACTTTTTGTTAATAAAAGTTTAATGATTATAGCAAAATTTTTCTTTTGGTCAAATTTATAAAGCTGTAAATTGTAACAAAATACTAAAAATTCCGTCATACAAAAAAACAAAACCATATGGATACCAATCAGAATACCAGTAATTTAAAAGATTTCGAAGTCAATATCAGAATAAAACTTGCCTTTCTTTGGGCAGCGGTAACGTTGTGTTATTTGTATGGTGATTATTTTGAATTGTACCTACCCGGAAAAACAGCCGGACTTGTAAGTGGTGACAATCTATTAAACAGTCCAATGAAACTACTTTCTGCAGCTATTCTACTCGCTCTGCCTCCTCTAATGGTGTTGTTCTCTATTTTTTTAAAGCCCAAAATAAACAGGTTGCTCCATATTTTGTTTGGGATATTTTTTACCCTAATCATGCTGCTTATTGCGATTAGCTCGCTAACAGCATGGAAAAGTTTTTATGTTTTTCTGGCACTGTTCGAAAGTGTCATTACGGCCATAATTGTAATTCTGGCGTGGAAATGGCCCAGAAAAAACTAATCGTAAAAAATTTTCTTAGAACTACTACTTTCCCGTTGTTATGTTTACATCGTTCACAAACAAGATCTCTTCCATATTACTCATATTCGTCATCGATAAAACGCCATTCTTGTTCTCATTTATAGCGTTTATTCTAAAACAATATTCATCACCATCCTTATCCATCAACGTTACAAATTCGAGTGTATCATCTGAATTATTCTGGCAGCTGTTTGAAATAGTATATCGGTACATTACTTTAAACGTGTTTTTATCGTAATTGAAAACTTTTCCGTCTGCCGTAAAAACCCATCTTGTATTTCGATTGGCATCGGCGTACCAGGTTCCGACAATTTTTTTAGAGGAAGGATCTGTACTTTGACTGTATCCTGTTGTTACAACCATTTGAAACAACAACACCAAAAATAACAATAGCTTTTTCATCGTTTATATCATTTAATTGTTTTATTCTAAACAGCAATCAAAATTATCCAAACTTACTATTTTACACTCTTGAGAAAATCTCCAACTGCTTAAAAACCGGAACTAATGATGCTCCTTTTTCAGAAAGATGGTATTCGATATGCAAAGGTTTTAAACGAACTACTTTTTTGTCCAGAATTCCAAAATCTTCCAGTTCCCGAAGTGCCGTTGCAACAGATTGTTTGTTCGCTCCTTTAAGTTCTCTTAAAAGTCCGTTGAAACGCAAAGGACCATTAACGGCCAGCAAAAAAATCTGTGGTTTCCACTTGCCCGAGAGCAATTTTAAAAGCCCCTCTGCCGGGCATTCATTCTCCGTTTCCGATGTATTTGCTGTAGTCATATTTTTTAGACTAATTGACTTGTGATTAAAGATGGACGAACTTTACAGTAAAATTATAAAATTTAAACCGAAGCGTAAATCTAAAACAGTTATTTATGAAAAGACTGTCGCTATTATTAATTCTGATCTGCAGTACAAACTGTCAGTCACAAATAAATTCAAAAATGAGTACAGACAAAACAAATCCATTATTGTGTGATCCTGAAACGGGAACCTGTGAAATGCCAATTCAGGAAAAAGCAAATGAAACTTCCATCATTCCAACTACAGATAAACCGATAAAAATTATTTATTACACCGATCCCATCTGTTCTTCCTGTTGGGGAATTGAACCTCAGTTAAGAAAACTAAAACTCGAATACGGCAATTATATCGATATTGATTACAGAATGGGCGGTTTACTTCCGGATTGGTCTTACAATAGTGGCGGGATCAGTAAACCGTCAGATGTCGCTCATCACTGGGAAGAAGCAAGTTTGTACTATGAAATGCCTATTGATGGAAATGTATGGCTCGAAGACCCGCTCGATTCTTCCTATCCATCTTGTATTGCGATGAAAGCAGCGCAAATTCAGAGTAAAGATAAAGCGGTAAAGTTTATGCGGATTCTTAGGGAGAAATTGTATCTCGAAAAGAAGAATATTGCGAAATGGGAAAACATTTCTGAAGCGGCTGAACTTTCCGGTTTAGATACCAAAAAATTAAAATGGGATTACGAAGGAGAAGCTAAAATACTTTTTCAGGAAGATCTGAACTATGCCAGAAGTCTTGGTGTTAGAGGCTTCCCTACTTTGTTTTTTTCTGATGGGAATCAAAATCAATTAACCGTTTATGGTTCTAAACCTTATGCCTCTTATGAAAATGCAATACTAGCCCTGTTCCCTGACGCTAAAAAGAAAAAAACAGCAAATGGGCATCCTTTATCTCTGTTTGAAATTTATCCTACTCTTGCACCAAAAGAATATGCCGTTATTCTGGATATTTCTTACGCCGAAGCCAATACAATTCTGGAGCAATTATTTGAGAAAGGAGAACTAAATAAAAAGTCAGTAAAAAACGGTGTTCTGTATACTAAAAACTAGTCTCTTTAAAAACCAATTGTTCAAATGATCAGTAGAATTGCCAATAGCTGCTAGGGAGTAAAATTTAGCGGTTATTTCTATAAAGGGTTATTTGTACTAAAATTGTGTAACAAAAGAGGAAAACTATGTAATATCAGTAAACTTAAATAGAGTAATTTTAAATCAACAATTTTGTTCTGTAAAAACGAATACTAAAAATTTATGCCATGCAAAGAGCATAATTTAAATCATTTGATTATTTGCATTTACAGCAACTTGTATCAAACTGACTATAATGTGAAAAAGGATCTTATCAATGGAACGAATACCATTTTTTAGAATTATAAAATTTTGCTAAATAAGTAACATGGCAACAATTTGGCAGGATTTTCGCTTGTTTTTTAGAGCGTATGCTCAACTAAGTGTTTTGCATTGTTACGTCAGAAAATAAAAATGAAATAATAAAAACAAGACTGATTGTTAAGAACCATCAGAATGAATAACAAATAAGTTTAATTAAATAAGTATATCATGGAAAAATTGAATTTTATAGATCCTCTATTACACGGAATTACTCCAAAACCAGCCTCTAAGTTTTCTGTAAAAAATTTGATTTTTGCAGGTGTAGGAACTCTTGTAGCAGGTGCTATTTTGAAAAAAGCGGGGCAAGATAAAACTGCTGCCGTTGTTGGAAGCCTGGCTATTCCTCTATTGGCTACAGCTTGCTACAAACAAGTTTCAAAAACCAATAAAGCTAAAAGAGATCTTAACGTAAGCAGCGGTATCGAATACAATCATTAGATTTCGTCTGTTTCAGATCTATTTCGAAATCTCTCAAAAATAGTTTAGTCCCGAATGCATGAATTTTGCTTGGTTTCATCAGGCAATACTTCATGAATTCGGGACTATTTTTTATCTGATAAAAACTAATGAATATTGATATTTCCTTCCACCCAGTTTAATG
This window encodes:
- a CDS encoding TlpA family protein disulfide reductase, with the protein product MKINILRILVLFAFSVSGYSQSVKLLNIDQLNERIKNGKDSTYVVNFWATWCAPCIKELPHFEKLKADHKSDKLAVLLVSVDFKSKLNSAVVPFVKRKNLKNEVFLLNESNPQEYIDRIDKDWSGSIPATLFIKENKRKFIESEFTYEQLLTEYKKL
- a CDS encoding thioredoxin family protein — protein: MNKFITAVTLFLFNLLLSQAQSTTLKAGETAPDFKLKNVDGKEVSFGSFPKAKGYIVVFTCNTCPYAVAYEQRIIELDKKFKAQGYPVIAINPNDPEASKADSFDKMQELAKDKKYPFPYLFDAGQKVTDQYGAKRTPHLFIVSKTDKGNVVEYVGAIDSDPEGTKTEKTKYAEEVIAALKSNKKPAVTQTKEIGCTVKRKAKA
- a CDS encoding DsbA family protein; translated protein: MSTDKTNPLLCDPETGTCEMPIQEKANETSIIPTTDKPIKIIYYTDPICSSCWGIEPQLRKLKLEYGNYIDIDYRMGGLLPDWSYNSGGISKPSDVAHHWEEASLYYEMPIDGNVWLEDPLDSSYPSCIAMKAAQIQSKDKAVKFMRILREKLYLEKKNIAKWENISEAAELSGLDTKKLKWDYEGEAKILFQEDLNYARSLGVRGFPTLFFSDGNQNQLTVYGSKPYASYENAILALFPDAKKKKTANGHPLSLFEIYPTLAPKEYAVILDISYAEANTILEQLFEKGELNKKSVKNGVLYTKN
- a CDS encoding DUF6326 family protein, whose product is MDTNQNTSNLKDFEVNIRIKLAFLWAAVTLCYLYGDYFELYLPGKTAGLVSGDNLLNSPMKLLSAAILLALPPLMVLFSIFLKPKINRLLHILFGIFFTLIMLLIAISSLTAWKSFYVFLALFESVITAIIVILAWKWPRKN
- a CDS encoding winged helix-turn-helix transcriptional regulator, coding for MTTANTSETENECPAEGLLKLLSGKWKPQIFLLAVNGPLRFNGLLRELKGANKQSVATALRELEDFGILDKKVVRLKPLHIEYHLSEKGASLVPVFKQLEIFSRV
- a CDS encoding AAA family ATPase encodes the protein MNLHELVVNDTEKVALEDLLFSTENKTVLIQTIKEHKYIEELKKYNLKVDNKILLHGHSGCGKTTTAKAIANALNKNIVIVNLSTIIDAKIGETSKNVKVLFDKAIREKAVLFLDEFDQIGKSRDSQDKDVAEMKRLVNTIIQLIDYLPADSLLICATNYYESIDTALLRRFQIKLKFEMPDDSQLNAYYDKLLAHFPIHLQEIKRKYAISYAEAKDYIHTTMKKQIIAELEFQEEQKLTEIIA